The Eubacterium maltosivorans genome includes the window CCATTTCATCGGGATTGTGCCTTATCTCGACCTTCTTGAGATTGGGGCAGCCGTGAAACGCCCATTTTCCAATGGTCTTAACGTTTTTGGGAAGCTTTAAGGCTGTGAGCTTTTTGCATTTTAAAAAGCCGGATTCTTCAATGACTTCCAGGCTCTCGGGCAGCTCCAGCTGCTGAAAGCTGCAATTCACAAAGGCTTCTTTACCGATATATTTTAGATTTTGCGAAAACCGGATGGATTCCAGGCTTTTGCACATGTAAAAGGTTCTGAAGGGCAGTCTTTCGATGGTGTCTGGCAGCTCGATATGCGCCAGCTTATCACAGTTGTAAAAAGCATTCTCACCGATCCGGACAAGCCTGTCCGGCAGGGTGATGCTTTCCAGGCCGCGGCAGAATTTAAAGGTGCGGTCCTTGATGGACTGGACGCCCCCTGGTATTTCAAGCGACTGTATTCTGCGGCACTCCATAAAGGCGGCCTCTCCCAAAAGCTTCAGGCTTGAGGGCAGACTGACGGCGGAAAGCATGGTGCATCCCTCGAAGGCATGGCCGCATATCTCCTTCACGGATTCTCCGATTCTGACCTCCTTCAGCTTTGTCAAATTTTTAAACGCATTTACGCCAATCCGTTCAAAGCCTTCCGGAACATTGACACGTTTGATATTTGTCTTTGGCAGGTCTTTTTTTGAAAAAGCCTCGATACGTTTTGCGCACTCACTCATCTGTTTCCTCCAAAATTTCTTCTTCTGACTGGACTTTCAGCTACATTGCTCTTATCCTTGCGGCAGAAACCTCTCATAAGTTAAAGTAATAAAACTTCTAAAATGTTTCTTTTCTTTCTATATAATCGTTTTATTCTTTAAATGGCTATTTTGTTTCTTATATTTATTTTAACGCATTAATTATATATAAAAAGTTTCGAAAGTCAATTTCAGAACCTATTGTAGTTTATTTTTACGATTTTGTCAAATAAATAAAAAGCATTTAAGATTATCCATATTTTTTTCTTATACTCTTAACTTAAACGCTCAAAATACATATAGGGGGTATGTGTATAATTATTTCTGCTCTTTTTTAAAAAAATTCAACTTTTCTTATTGACATTATGGAACAAGGTGTTATAATTAAAAGCGTAGCCGGCACACCGGCGCACTTTAATGGTTTCCATCACAAACGATGGTTAAAGCATAATTGGGTGTAAATCCCAAACGGTCCCGCCACTGTGAGACGCAAGTCGAGTCAGGATGCTGATCATTAAAACTGCAATACATTTGGTTACGAGGAGATAACTGAGTGTCAGGACGAAATTATAAGGTTTCAGGATTCGTTATTTCGTACTTTCACCGCTTATCCGTCTGGTAAGCGGTTTTTTTTCGCTCTGCTGCCCTGTTGATTGAATCGTAGCCCGGTAAAATTCATTTTTAGAGGAGGTAAAAATGACAAAGAATCAAAGAAGGTTTGTCATACTGCTGGGCGCGTGGGCGCTTGTATTCGGGATTGTACCCGCCGCAAACGCAATGCACATTATGGAGGGCTACCTTCCTGTGGGGTACTGCATTGCATGGGGTGTTATCTGTATCCCCTTTTTAGCTGCTGGCTTTTTCTCTATCAAGAAAACTTTAACCGGCAACAGAAGATCCATTACGCTTCTGGCCATGGCAGGCGCTTTCATTTTCGTTATTTCATCACTGAAGATCCCTTCTGTAACAGGCAGTTGCTCCCACATGACGGGTACAGGTCTTGGGGCCATCCTATTTGGACCAAGCGCTGTCAGTATTCTTGGCATCATTGTCTTGTTATTCCAGGCTATTTTGTTAGCGCACGGCGGCTTAACCACCCTTGGCGCAAACACCTTTTCAATGGCCATTGCCGGTCCCTTTGTGTCTTTCGGCATCTACAAGCTCTGCCAGAAGCTGAAGGTTAACCGCAAGATTGGCGTTTTTCTCGCCGCTGCGCTTGGGGATTTGTTCACCTACTGTATTACCAGTATTCAGCTGGCGATGGCTTACCCATCCGAACAGGGCGGTGTGGCCGCATCGGCTGTAAAATTCC containing:
- a CDS encoding leucine-rich repeat domain-containing protein → MSECAKRIEAFSKKDLPKTNIKRVNVPEGFERIGVNAFKNLTKLKEVRIGESVKEICGHAFEGCTMLSAVSLPSSLKLLGEAAFMECRRIQSLEIPGGVQSIKDRTFKFCRGLESITLPDRLVRIGENAFYNCDKLAHIELPDTIERLPFRTFYMCKSLESIRFSQNLKYIGKEAFVNCSFQQLELPESLEVIEESGFLKCKKLTALKLPKNVKTIGKWAFHGCPNLKKVEIRHNPDEMGEWIFNRNDVTVHCYEGSKIDRYCRQYDYKVHYIQPDSQ
- a CDS encoding energy-coupling factor ABC transporter permease; amino-acid sequence: MTKNQRRFVILLGAWALVFGIVPAANAMHIMEGYLPVGYCIAWGVICIPFLAAGFFSIKKTLTGNRRSITLLAMAGAFIFVISSLKIPSVTGSCSHMTGTGLGAILFGPSAVSILGIIVLLFQAILLAHGGLTTLGANTFSMAIAGPFVSFGIYKLCQKLKVNRKIGVFLAAALGDLFTYCITSIQLAMAYPSEQGGVAASAVKFLGVFAPTQLPLAIIEGILTVIIVIALETYASPELKSIGFLASEEV